In Oxalobacteraceae bacterium OTU3CINTB1, the sequence GAAATGATGCCCTTCCCGTAGTGTCCAAGTGGGTGAACTCGTAGCCAGGGAAAGTGACTGCATCGCTCGCAATGACGTCGTCTTCCCGCACGCGGACTTCCTTCAAGGTGGTCTCGTCCTGCGAAATCTCGAGGCGGGTGGCTATAGCGTCCGCTTTTAGACCAAAGGCCTTCAACGCGGTTTGAACCGCGTCTAGCTGCGTGCGTTGATTTTGTCCGCGCTTCTTGCCAGGTAAGCCGTTCGCCACTGCCTCGATGCTGCGATGATTCCAGGTAGATTCGTTAAGACCCCTAAGGAGAGCTTGACTCACCTTCGGCGATAGCTTGACCAAGTCGGTTTGGCCTGCAAGGGCCCGCTTTAAGTCGCTGTGTTGGCGCTTTTCGCTCACCATTGCGAGCAACGCCGCCTCGGTAGCGGGTTGGATGGGAGACGCGCGTCGTACCCGAACTCGGGTTTCCAAACTAGCTACCGCATCGCGCCTGCCGAGAATACACAGAAAGGCGGCCGGCGTAGTTGGGACGGCGCCGAACCGAGGATTTAACTCCCCTAAGATTATGCAGACGCTGTTCTGCACGATGTCGCGGAAATGGTCATGTGGGCGAATCAGCGTGAAGTCCGTGATGCCGCTTTTTGTGTCTTGCAACTGGTCCAATGTGGAACCCAACCGGAAGACGACAATAGGATGCTTTGCGACCACAGCAAGCAGCTCCGACAGCCACAACGGCTCAGATATCGGTGCGGTTGAACCGGTCATAGGTAACAGTCAAATGATAATCCATGGAAGAAGGCGCCACATAGCTGGCGCTCACGTTTGGCATAGGCCGCCAAACAATATAGCGCTTTGATGTCAATGATTCAAGACTGAATCCCAGTTACCTCCTTTCGGCCTCGCTGGTGATTTCGGCGGCAGTACGTCGCAGTACCTTAGACAGCACCATAGCGACTTACGTTTTGCGGATTTCCGCCGCAAGCCTGACCCGGAGATGGACTCCTGCTTGCATTTAAAAATTTCATGACCTCGTCCATTGCTCCTGACTTTCGAAGCGCTTGATGAGTGTGCGAGGCGTTCATCCAATTTCCAACCTTGTACTTCATTTTCTTCCATGCCCGAGCGGACGCCATTTTTGCAAGGACGCCGTCCAGTAGCATTCGGGGACAGTGCTGGTAGCGACTGGCACTATTGCGGACGACGATTGGACGCAAGATAATCCATTCGTCGTCTGTCAGGTCCAGCGACCCATCTGGGTGCGTGGGTACAGGTGCCGAACTTACTAGCTGCCGGCCAGGATGTTCTTTAGCTAGAAACCGAGGCTTGTGATGCGCGACAATCAGTGGCATCGGCGCCATGTTAGCGATGGGTGATTCTTGCGGCACTATCGTAATGAGCATGCACTTAGTGACGAAGAAATCATCGCCGTTGCGAACGCCATCAACCGTGGCCGAGATTGTTGCTCGTGGCATCGACAGACCGATTACACCGCGGGCAGCAAACTCGTGAACGCTTCCTGCCATGTGGTAGGCACTCTGGTGCGACTGCATCCACTTAAGGCGCGGCTCCCATGGTGCGAATCGGCGAGAATTCGCTTCCGTTGCCCATGTTGCTAGCATTGTCAGCGCTGGTTCCGGGGCACCAAACTCAATAAAACATGTCTGGTCAAGCGCATGCGGGCGGAACATGGTGTCGAGGAGGTACCTACACGGGGTGAAGAGCGTACGCATTAAGACTAAAGCGGGAATGACGTATCGAACCGAGTTCACAGTTGTTTCGAATACGAGGTGCTGTCCTCGGCTATGAGGGCTCGCCTGCAGCCCGAATGCTTCTAAATAGTCATTCTCTGCTTGGGCGCTGTGACGCAAGCACGCTAGCGCCATTGTGATGCGCATTCGCGTCGAGGCGGCTGATGGCGTGCCCCGATTAAATGCTTTGAAGCTTGGCAGCTGTTGGGCCCGCAGCGAAGCGTCCACTACGTTTATCGCACCTGTGGCCAAATTTATACCCGTTACCCATTCCATAATTTGCCTCGTAAGAATCTCGTCTCGACGTATAGGTCGACGATTTATTCTTCGCCGGTGAGTTGCAACGACCTGAAACTCACCAACGGTAACGAAAGCGTCATTTTTTGAAAACTCAAGCTGTTTTTCGTTCTTTGTACCCTTTCTTCCATGAAAGTAGGGCAAGATTCTGCAGTAGATTAAACAGGAGATAAGATGGCCCGCATTCGCACTGTCGAAATTTCGAACTTTCGTTCGATTCAATCGCTGAGCTGGCTGCTGTCACCGGGCTTAAATTGTCTAATCGGCCCCGGTGATGCCGGGAAGTCCACCGTGCTAGATGCAATCGACTTCGCCGTGGGTGCCAGGCGAAATCTGACCTTTGCGGATACTGACTTTCATGGGCTGCAGGTTGCGAACCCCATCGTGATTTCCGTCACCCTTGGAGAATTGCCCAACTCGCTCATGAACGTTGACGCATACGGTGATTTTCTGCGCGGGTACGATTTAGGCAGCGGCAAACTAGAGGACGAGCCTCGAAAGAGTCTGGAAACGGTACTGACAGTACGGCTTACGGTCACCAGCGACCTTGAGCCCGCGTGGACGCTGTTCTCGGAACGCGCATCAGCTCAAGGACTTGAACGCGGGCTTGCCTGGAAGGACCGGGTCGCGATTGCGCCCGCGCGCATAGGCAACAACGCAAGCATCAATTTATCCTGGGCTAAGGGCTCGGTGTTGAACAAGCTGTCTGAGGAGCGGCCAGAGATGGCATTGGAATTGGCAAATGCCGCGAGAGAAGCGCGAGCGCACGTCGGCGATAAAGCGTCAGTCCAGTTGGCTGGAACGCTCGCAACCGTGACGACCACTGCTAGGAATTTAGGTGTGCCGGTTGGGGACGGTGCTCTGGCCATGCTTGATGCGCATGCCGTGTCCATTAACGACGGCGCAATCGCCCTGCATAACCAGGCAGGCATCCCATTGCGTTCGCTGGGTACGGGTTCAACCCGACTGCTCATTGCGGGGCTGCAGCGTGAGGCTGCCGAGTCGGCAACCACAGTCTTGATGGATGAAATCGAATATGGTTTAGAACCTCACCGATTGATGCGGTTGCTCGATTCGCTCGGCGCGAAGTCCGAGCCACCTCCGCTGCAGGTCGTAATGTCAACCCATTCGCCGGTGGCACTTCGGGAACTAAGTGGTCATCAAATTTTCGTCACGCGAAAGGGGCCAGTCG encodes:
- a CDS encoding AAA family ATPase; this encodes MARIRTVEISNFRSIQSLSWLLSPGLNCLIGPGDAGKSTVLDAIDFAVGARRNLTFADTDFHGLQVANPIVISVTLGELPNSLMNVDAYGDFLRGYDLGSGKLEDEPRKSLETVLTVRLTVTSDLEPAWTLFSERASAQGLERGLAWKDRVAIAPARIGNNASINLSWAKGSVLNKLSEERPEMALELANAAREARAHVGDKASVQLAGTLATVTTTARNLGVPVGDGALAMLDAHAVSINDGAIALHNQAGIPLRSLGTGSTRLLIAGLQREAAESATTVLMDEIEYGLEPHRLMRLLDSLGAKSEPPPLQVVMSTHSPVALRELSGHQIFVTRKGPVAHQICVAGIGDDIQSLLRKDPEIFLAKSILVCEGASEVGLVRGYDQYWTELEAASMLANGWAYADVGGGDPERCYRRAKALLDLGYKVVVFIDADKAPVKELVDGFHAAGGSTFTWRASRALEDEIFLSCDDATINDLLNLALELEPDRVDVNIMSESGGKKDLGLVQAEYAFGGQKYSPETRAILGRAARKRKKGWFKSVTAYQHIAKVLLGPNHTRSEAGFQLKVNELYALTHAA